The following coding sequences lie in one Chromatiales bacterium genomic window:
- a CDS encoding DEAD/DEAH box helicase: protein MSAAYLSKPGTLVHARGREWVVLPDSSEELLLLRPLGGLDEEITGVLPSVEPVESATFRLPGMDDLGDFTSGRLLRDAARLSTRSAAGPFRSFGRIAAEPRPYQLVPLMMALKLDPIRMLIADDVGIGKTIEASLIARELLDRGEIRRLAILCPPHLAEQWQRELSEKFHIDAELVLSSTIQRLERDLPLGVSVFERYPFTVVSTDFIKAPRRAEDFALKCPECVIVDEAHGCTLAGGVGRGRQQRYELLRRVSADAERHMILVTATPHSGNEDAFRSLLSLLDDSFINLPTDLDRAEREGIRRHLARHLVQRRRADIRHYLETDTAFPERKDKEATYNFDPAYRGLFEEIVDFAHEYVTEEDGGNRRQRVRYWSALALLRCVSSSPAAAAATLRSRAAVDQAEGEDVDEVGRRTVLDHGDDDDTVALDFSPGTETEDARDASRPKLLEFARRAEALDPADDQKLQGAATEIKGLLKDGFHPVVFCRFIDTAEYVARHLRETLPDKVRVESVTGLLPPAEREARIHTLVSEGGQFVLVCTDCLSEGINLQDHFDAVLHYDLAWNPTRHEQREGRVDRFGQEKPEVRVVTYYGADNPIDGVILDVLIRKHKSIKSALGVTVAVPGTSEQIAETLFEGALFRERTREGDRQLSLQFIDDLGPKKESIHAEWDNARDREKASRSRFAQHTLSPEAVAEELASVRAAIGRAEDVERFARTVLQTANVPTEEKGNALVVHLGLEAPRALRQAIGRDEPFTGRFDLPLQEGELYLGRTSPIVEGLAGWTLDQALDPVARDTRPIAARCGAVSTSVVEARTTLLVARFRFHLKVAGRDGETLLCEEILPLAFTGPVDAPQWLGAEIGERLLDARPERNLLPTAIEQQMNLLLPSLPRVQEALAALAAERAAAQLEAHERVREASRKRGRVSIEPVLPVDILGAYVLLPRLN, encoded by the coding sequence ATGAGCGCAGCCTACCTGTCGAAGCCCGGCACGCTGGTCCACGCGCGTGGCAGAGAGTGGGTCGTGCTGCCCGATTCTTCGGAAGAGTTGTTGCTTCTCCGCCCGCTTGGTGGACTCGATGAAGAGATCACTGGCGTGCTGCCATCGGTCGAGCCGGTCGAATCGGCGACGTTCCGCCTACCCGGTATGGACGATCTGGGCGACTTCACGTCGGGGCGCTTGTTGCGCGATGCCGCACGCCTCTCGACTCGTTCGGCGGCCGGCCCGTTTCGCAGTTTCGGCCGCATCGCGGCCGAGCCTCGGCCCTATCAGCTCGTACCACTAATGATGGCGTTGAAGCTCGATCCGATCCGGATGCTGATCGCCGACGACGTCGGTATCGGGAAGACCATCGAGGCGAGCCTGATCGCGCGCGAGCTCCTCGATCGCGGCGAGATTAGACGGCTAGCGATTCTTTGCCCGCCCCATCTCGCGGAGCAATGGCAGCGAGAGCTGTCGGAGAAGTTCCACATTGATGCGGAGCTTGTGCTCTCGAGCACGATTCAGCGTCTCGAGCGCGACTTACCGCTGGGGGTATCCGTCTTCGAACGTTATCCCTTCACAGTAGTATCGACCGACTTCATCAAGGCACCGCGCCGCGCGGAGGACTTTGCGCTGAAGTGTCCCGAATGCGTCATCGTCGACGAGGCGCACGGCTGTACCCTGGCGGGCGGCGTAGGCCGCGGGCGACAGCAACGCTATGAACTTCTGCGCCGTGTATCAGCCGACGCAGAGCGTCACATGATTCTCGTGACCGCAACGCCGCACAGCGGTAATGAGGACGCCTTCCGCTCGCTGCTGAGCCTGCTCGACGACAGTTTCATCAACCTGCCGACGGATCTTGATCGGGCGGAACGCGAGGGTATCCGCCGCCACCTCGCGCGGCACTTGGTTCAGCGGCGGCGGGCCGATATCCGCCATTACCTGGAAACCGACACCGCCTTCCCGGAGCGAAAGGACAAGGAGGCCACCTACAACTTCGATCCGGCCTACCGCGGTCTCTTCGAAGAAATCGTCGATTTCGCTCACGAGTACGTGACCGAAGAGGACGGCGGCAATCGCAGACAGCGCGTCCGGTACTGGTCAGCATTGGCGCTACTGCGTTGCGTCTCATCGAGCCCGGCGGCCGCCGCGGCAACGCTGCGCAGTCGCGCCGCCGTAGACCAGGCCGAGGGTGAGGATGTTGATGAGGTGGGCCGGCGGACAGTTCTGGACCATGGCGACGACGATGATACCGTCGCGCTGGATTTCAGTCCGGGGACCGAGACGGAAGATGCCCGCGATGCCAGCCGGCCCAAGCTCCTGGAGTTTGCCCGTCGCGCCGAGGCGCTCGATCCGGCTGATGACCAAAAGCTCCAAGGGGCTGCCACCGAAATCAAAGGTCTGCTAAAGGATGGATTCCATCCGGTGGTCTTTTGTCGCTTCATCGATACCGCGGAGTACGTGGCGCGTCACCTGCGGGAAACGCTGCCGGACAAGGTCCGGGTTGAGTCGGTCACCGGTCTGCTGCCGCCTGCCGAGCGCGAGGCGCGTATCCACACATTGGTGTCCGAGGGCGGCCAGTTCGTCCTCGTATGCACCGACTGCCTGTCCGAGGGCATCAACCTACAGGATCACTTCGACGCTGTTCTGCACTACGACCTAGCATGGAATCCGACCCGCCACGAGCAACGCGAAGGACGAGTCGATCGATTTGGACAAGAGAAACCCGAGGTGCGGGTCGTTACCTATTATGGGGCGGATAACCCCATCGACGGGGTCATTCTGGATGTTCTGATCCGCAAGCATAAAAGCATCAAGAGCGCGCTCGGCGTCACGGTCGCCGTGCCCGGTACCAGTGAGCAGATCGCGGAAACCCTGTTCGAGGGCGCGCTGTTCCGCGAAAGGACGCGGGAGGGAGATCGTCAGCTGTCGCTTCAGTTTATCGACGACCTAGGCCCGAAGAAGGAATCGATCCACGCGGAGTGGGACAACGCGCGCGATCGCGAGAAGGCCAGCCGATCGCGCTTTGCGCAGCACACCTTGAGTCCGGAGGCCGTTGCCGAGGAACTCGCGAGTGTGCGCGCAGCCATAGGCCGCGCCGAAGATGTCGAACGGTTCGCGCGCACCGTCTTGCAAACGGCGAACGTGCCGACGGAAGAAAAGGGCAATGCGCTTGTAGTCCACCTCGGCCTTGAGGCCCCGCGCGCTCTGCGCCAAGCGATTGGCCGGGATGAGCCGTTCACCGGCCGCTTCGATTTGCCGCTGCAGGAGGGAGAGCTCTACCTGGGCCGCACCAGCCCAATCGTCGAGGGCCTCGCGGGATGGACGCTCGACCAGGCACTGGACCCAGTGGCCCGCGATACGCGGCCCATTGCCGCACGCTGCGGCGCGGTCTCGACGTCCGTTGTCGAGGCGCGTACGACGCTTCTGGTCGCGCGTTTCCGTTTCCACCTGAAGGTCGCGGGTCGTGATGGCGAGACCTTGCTGTGCGAGGAGATCCTGCCCCTGGCCTTTACCGGTCCGGTAGATGCGCCGCAGTGGCTGGGAGCGGAAATAGGCGAGCGTCTGCTCGACGCGCGACCCGAGCGCAACCTTCTACCCACCGCAATCGAGCAGCAGATGAACCTGCTGCTGCCGAGCCTGCCTCGTGTCCAGGAGGCGCTGGCAGCGCTGGCGGCGGAGCGGGCGGCGGCCCAGCTTGAGGCCCACGAGCGCGTGCGCGAGGCCTCCCGAAAGCGGGGGCGTGTTTCGATCGAGCCCGTACTGCCGGTGGACATCCTTGGCGCCTACGTCTTGCTGCCGAGGCTGAACTGA